A single window of Sulfitobacter sp. JL08 DNA harbors:
- a CDS encoding ligase-associated DNA damage response exonuclease: MKNPVLTFTPNGIYCAAGDFYIDPWRPVDRALITHGHADHARAGHSRYLATRTAAPVMRHRLGNISIETTGYGRQLSIGDAIVSFHPAGHVPGSAQIRVEVGGEIWVASGDYKTEEDGLSDPFEPVRCHSFITESTFGLPAFRWDTQEQVAQDLNAWWASCAAQGKTALLGAYALGKAQRLMRMLDHNIGPILTHGAVEATNTVLRAQGIDLPATVLVTGDTNIKDHPGAIVLAPPSALGSAWARKLGPHSTGFASGWMRLRGIRRRRAVDRGFVVSDHADWTGLNSAIRDTGAENIYVTHGYTDIFTRHLNEKGYNASIVTTEFQGEDADEADMP; encoded by the coding sequence ATGAAAAACCCGGTTCTGACTTTTACACCAAACGGCATTTATTGCGCCGCAGGCGATTTTTACATCGATCCGTGGCGCCCGGTTGATCGCGCCCTGATCACCCACGGCCATGCGGATCATGCGCGCGCCGGTCACAGCCGCTATCTGGCTACCAGAACCGCCGCACCGGTGATGCGGCACCGTCTGGGCAACATCAGCATTGAAACAACCGGTTACGGCCGCCAACTGAGCATCGGCGATGCAATCGTTTCGTTCCACCCGGCAGGGCATGTACCCGGTTCTGCCCAGATCAGGGTCGAGGTGGGCGGCGAAATCTGGGTTGCGTCCGGCGATTACAAAACCGAAGAGGATGGCCTGTCTGATCCCTTTGAGCCGGTGCGCTGTCACAGCTTTATCACCGAAAGCACCTTTGGCCTGCCCGCGTTTCGCTGGGACACACAGGAACAGGTGGCACAAGATCTGAACGCTTGGTGGGCCTCCTGCGCCGCACAGGGTAAAACCGCGCTTTTGGGGGCCTATGCCCTTGGCAAGGCGCAGCGCCTGATGCGCATGCTGGACCACAACATCGGGCCGATCCTGACCCACGGCGCGGTCGAGGCAACCAATACCGTCCTGCGCGCCCAAGGTATCGATTTGCCCGCCACTGTGCTTGTCACGGGCGATACCAATATCAAGGATCATCCGGGCGCTATCGTGCTGGCCCCGCCCTCGGCCCTGGGCAGTGCATGGGCCCGCAAACTGGGGCCGCATTCGACTGGGTTTGCCAGTGGCTGGATGCGGTTGCGCGGCATCCGGCGCCGCCGCGCCGTCGATCGCGGCTTTGTTGTTTCGGATCATGCCGACTGGACGGGCCTGAACAGCGCCATTCGCGATACCGGCGCAGAAAATATATATGTTACGCATGGTTATACAGATATCTTCACACGTCACCTGAATGAAAAAGGCTATAATGCCAGCATCGTCACAACCGAGTTTCAGGGCGAGGATGCAGACGAGGCGGACATGCCATGA
- a CDS encoding ATP-dependent DNA ligase, with protein MKQFAALFDQIDQTTKTNQKVAALSAYFQSAPEQDRLWTIALFSGRRPKRAVTTTRLREWAAEVSELPLWLLEDTYPVVGDLAETIALIMPPASYTSDYELTHWINTLRDLSDVDEATRKDNVLSAWDQLNTTERFLFNKLITGGFRIGISQKLMTRALAQASGKPETELAHRLMGDWTPDTTTYHDLIEAEDASADASRPYPFYLAYALESSPDALGDPSGWYAEWKWDGIRGQLIIRDGQYFVWSRGEELMTDRFPELARAVDFLPDGTVLDGELLAWGGNAPLSFSALQKRIGRKTVPKKLLAETPVVLAAYDLLEQNGQDMRAKPFAERRAALEQIAKDLPRDAPLHLPPQLRFDTWRDLEALRTDARAHQAEGVMLKRADSPYLAGRKKGDWWKWKLDPLVIDAVMIYAQAGHGRRANLFTDFTFAVWDGNDLVPFTKAYSGLTDAEFAKITAWVRRNTLQRFGPVRQVKPHHVFEIAFEGIQASPRHKSGVALRFPRMSRWRQDKPLQEANSLDDLKEMLRVYG; from the coding sequence ATGAAACAGTTCGCCGCCCTGTTCGACCAGATCGACCAGACAACCAAGACGAACCAGAAGGTGGCCGCCCTTTCGGCCTATTTCCAGTCCGCCCCCGAACAGGACCGATTGTGGACCATCGCGCTGTTTTCAGGGCGGCGGCCGAAACGGGCCGTCACCACAACCCGCCTGCGGGAATGGGCCGCCGAAGTGTCAGAATTGCCGCTGTGGTTGTTAGAGGACACCTATCCCGTTGTCGGTGATCTGGCCGAAACAATCGCCCTGATCATGCCGCCTGCAAGCTACACATCGGATTACGAATTAACACATTGGATCAATACACTGCGCGATCTTTCTGACGTGGATGAAGCCACCAGAAAAGACAACGTTTTGTCCGCCTGGGATCAGCTGAACACAACCGAACGGTTCCTGTTTAACAAACTGATCACAGGCGGGTTCCGCATCGGGATCAGCCAGAAACTGATGACGCGGGCGCTGGCGCAGGCCAGCGGCAAACCCGAAACCGAACTGGCCCACCGTTTGATGGGCGACTGGACCCCCGACACCACAACCTACCACGATCTGATCGAGGCCGAAGATGCCAGCGCCGACGCGTCACGGCCCTATCCGTTCTATCTTGCCTACGCGCTGGAGAGTTCGCCCGACGCGTTGGGCGACCCGTCTGGTTGGTACGCAGAATGGAAATGGGATGGCATCCGAGGCCAGCTGATTATCCGCGACGGGCAGTATTTCGTCTGGTCCCGCGGCGAAGAACTGATGACAGACCGTTTTCCCGAACTGGCCCGCGCGGTTGATTTCCTGCCGGACGGCACCGTTCTGGATGGCGAATTGCTTGCGTGGGGCGGCAACGCGCCATTGTCGTTCAGCGCGCTGCAAAAGCGGATCGGGCGCAAAACAGTACCCAAAAAGCTGCTGGCCGAAACGCCGGTTGTTCTGGCGGCCTATGATCTGCTGGAACAGAACGGTCAGGACATGCGCGCCAAACCCTTTGCCGAACGGCGCGCAGCCCTGGAACAGATTGCAAAAGACCTGCCCCGCGATGCCCCCCTGCACCTGCCGCCGCAACTGCGGTTTGACACATGGCGCGATCTGGAAGCGTTGCGCACCGACGCGCGCGCGCATCAAGCCGAAGGTGTCATGCTGAAACGCGCCGACAGCCCCTATCTGGCCGGGCGCAAGAAAGGCGACTGGTGGAAATGGAAGCTGGACCCGTTGGTGATTGATGCCGTGATGATCTATGCGCAGGCCGGACATGGACGGCGCGCCAATCTGTTCACCGATTTCACCTTTGCCGTATGGGACGGCAACGATCTTGTACCCTTCACCAAGGCCTATTCCGGCCTGACAGATGCTGAATTCGCCAAAATCACTGCGTGGGTGCGCAGAAACACCCTGCAACGCTTTGGTCCCGTGCGACAGGTCAAACCACACCACGTCTTTGAAATCGCCTTTGAAGGCATACAGGCCAGCCCGCGCCACAAATCCGGTGTCGCCCTGCGGTTTCCCCGCATGTCACGCTGGCGGCAGGACAAACCGCTGCAAGAGGCCAATTCCTTGGACGATCTGAAAGAAATGCTGCGGGTTTATGGCTAA
- a CDS encoding M3 family oligoendopeptidase produces the protein MFQLPFPVRDANATGGADNLGNLPEWDLNDLYTGEDAPELKRDLDWLEQACTSFATDYEGKLAGLDANGLLECVLRNERISTIAGRIMSFAGLRYYQHTTDAGRAKFMSDMQEKITNFTTPLVFFTLELNRLEDDHLAALLHQNPDLARYKPVFDRIRAMKPYQLSDELEKFLHDLGVVGDAWERLFDETIAGLTFDVNGETLGIESTLNLLTDPDREKRQAGAEELARVFGENVKTFARVHNTQTKEKEIVDRWRGMPTAQTGRHLSNDVEPEVVEALREAVVAAYPRLSHRYYDLKRKWLGLDRMQVWDRNAPLPMEDPTIVNWDQAQKMVMDAYSAFDPRMGELAEPFFNKGWIDAGVKPGKAPGAFAHPTVTEVHPYVMLNYLGKPRDVMTLAHELGHGVHQVLAADQGEMLSSTPLTLAETASVFGEMLTFRKMLDNAKTDAQRKVLLAGKVEDMINTVVRQIAFYDFECKLHAARRGGELTPDDINALWMSVQAESLGPAFDFMDGYETFWAYIPHFVHSPFYVYAYAFGDGLVNALYSVYAEGDDGFEDKYFDMLKAGGSKHHKELLAPFGLDASDPKFWDKGLSMIEGLIDELEAMEG, from the coding sequence ATGTTCCAACTTCCGTTTCCGGTACGCGATGCAAATGCCACAGGTGGCGCTGACAATCTGGGCAACCTGCCCGAATGGGATCTGAACGATCTTTACACAGGTGAAGACGCGCCCGAACTGAAACGCGATCTGGACTGGCTGGAACAGGCCTGCACCTCTTTCGCCACCGATTACGAAGGCAAACTGGCCGGTCTAGATGCCAACGGCCTGTTGGAATGTGTGCTGCGCAATGAACGGATCAGCACGATTGCCGGGCGTATCATGTCCTTTGCCGGATTGCGCTATTACCAGCACACCACAGATGCAGGCCGCGCCAAGTTCATGTCGGACATGCAGGAAAAGATCACCAACTTCACCACCCCGCTGGTGTTTTTCACGCTGGAACTGAACCGGCTGGAAGATGATCATCTGGCGGCGTTGTTGCACCAGAACCCGGATCTGGCGCGCTACAAGCCTGTGTTCGACCGCATCCGCGCGATGAAACCCTATCAGTTGTCGGACGAGTTGGAAAAATTCCTGCACGATCTGGGGGTCGTGGGCGATGCGTGGGAACGGCTGTTTGATGAAACCATTGCCGGCCTCACATTCGACGTGAACGGTGAAACCCTGGGCATCGAAAGCACGCTAAACCTGCTGACCGATCCGGACCGCGAAAAACGGCAGGCCGGTGCCGAAGAACTGGCGCGCGTGTTCGGCGAAAACGTGAAAACCTTTGCCCGCGTGCACAACACACAGACCAAGGAAAAGGAAATCGTTGACCGCTGGCGCGGCATGCCCACTGCGCAAACCGGCCGCCATCTGTCAAATGATGTCGAACCCGAAGTGGTCGAAGCCCTGCGCGAGGCGGTTGTCGCCGCCTATCCGCGCCTCAGCCACCGCTATTACGATCTGAAACGCAAATGGCTGGGGCTGGACCGGATGCAGGTCTGGGACCGCAATGCCCCCCTGCCGATGGAAGATCCGACTATCGTCAACTGGGATCAGGCACAAAAGATGGTGATGGATGCGTATTCTGCTTTTGATCCCCGTATGGGCGAACTGGCCGAACCGTTTTTCAACAAGGGCTGGATTGATGCGGGTGTAAAACCCGGCAAAGCCCCCGGCGCCTTTGCCCACCCCACCGTGACCGAAGTGCACCCCTATGTGATGTTGAACTATCTGGGCAAACCGCGCGACGTGATGACCCTCGCGCATGAACTGGGGCACGGCGTGCATCAGGTGCTGGCCGCCGATCAGGGCGAAATGCTGTCCTCGACCCCGCTGACACTCGCGGAAACGGCATCGGTGTTCGGTGAAATGCTGACATTCCGCAAGATGCTGGACAACGCGAAAACCGATGCGCAACGCAAGGTTCTGCTGGCTGGCAAGGTCGAAGACATGATCAACACGGTCGTGCGCCAGATCGCGTTTTACGATTTCGAATGCAAGCTGCACGCCGCACGGCGCGGCGGCGAACTGACGCCGGATGATATCAACGCGTTGTGGATGTCGGTGCAGGCCGAAAGCCTTGGACCTGCCTTTGATTTCATGGACGGGTATGAAACGTTCTGGGCCTACATCCCGCATTTCGTCCACTCGCCGTTTTATGTCTATGCCTATGCCTTTGGTGACGGCCTCGTGAACGCGCTGTATTCGGTTTACGCCGAGGGCGATGACGGGTTCGAGGACAAGTATTTCGACATGCTGAAAGCGGGCGGGTCAAAGCACCACAAGGAATTGCTGGCGCCCTTCGGGCTGGACGCGTCCGACCCGAAATTCTGGGACAAGGGCCTAAGCATGATTGAAGGCCTGATCGACGAACTGGAAGCGATGGAAGGGTAA
- a CDS encoding DUF6476 family protein, protein MQDPSELTPEPANLRFLRRLVTLLTATMIGGLFIIIALFVIRFSDRPAPLPDEITLPDGATASAFTQGDGWYAVVTRQNTILIFDRGSGALRQSIDIKTGD, encoded by the coding sequence ATGCAAGACCCTTCTGAACTGACCCCGGAACCGGCCAATTTGCGTTTCCTGCGGCGTCTGGTGACACTGCTGACCGCAACGATGATTGGCGGCCTGTTTATCATCATTGCCCTCTTTGTCATCCGTTTCTCTGACCGTCCAGCCCCCCTGCCCGATGAGATCACTTTACCTGACGGGGCCACGGCCAGTGCGTTCACCCAGGGCGACGGCTGGTATGCCGTGGTGACGCGGCAGAACACGATCCTGATTTTCGATCGGGGCAGCGGTGCCCTGCGCCAAAGCATCGATATAAAAACGGGCGATTAG
- a CDS encoding transporter — protein sequence MSSTDTHPHLHPSPARRKQWVVPAVFTLTIFVSASLLFFVQPLFAKLVLPQIGGAPGVWTTAMLFFQVVLLVGYIYAHLLTRHVPLKWQLPIHLAVWAGALWFLPLSVSESWAYDPTASTAWQTLSLFALGVGVPFGMLSANAPLLQSWYAKSDGPSAHDPYFLYGASNFGSLLALLGFPLLAEPLFGAQAIGWGWAAGFVAFGALLMISGLLTLRARPAPQTGDTRVHIVAPPTNITASTVAIWLLLAFVPSTLMLSITTKISTDLGSFPLIWVVPLSLYILSFVIAFSNRPLFSNAVSRPLAAGAIAVMAVLMSHQSSGIQTWLSALLFAPALFIVAVHAHRALYERRPDAAHLTLFYIIMSVGGPLGGLFNSIIAPVAFSGIYEGVISVILAALLLTLGTKTIPVRPLAHGLLSAAAVLFAFSLLRGTDSEGPVAMITSLGLMAGFAILLARLARAPVAILAAVVVFLGADMLSLSKDYTFKDRSFFGAHTVYDTDGLRVYGNGTTIHGYQYVDETGTRPTPLSYYHANSPMAQILTTTDGIETARIGIVGLGVGSLACYARPGQSWEYYEIDEMVDRVARTPEMFNFMSHCAPDSSTHLGDARIVLAQQDLTFDIMVLDAYSSDSIPVHLVTREAVEMYLDRLASNGVLVFHISNRYYDLTQPLARIAGETRLLAAKRVDAPDPAAPLPKGAKPSVVMMLTPDAGKMSALLHDPRWRAVASDGGTAWTDDHAHLLSALK from the coding sequence ATGAGCAGTACCGACACACATCCACATCTGCACCCATCGCCCGCGCGCAGAAAGCAATGGGTCGTTCCGGCCGTTTTCACGCTGACCATTTTTGTCAGCGCATCCCTGTTGTTCTTCGTCCAGCCGCTGTTCGCCAAGCTGGTGCTGCCCCAGATCGGCGGCGCGCCGGGGGTGTGGACCACGGCGATGCTGTTTTTTCAGGTTGTTTTGCTGGTCGGGTATATCTACGCGCACCTTCTGACCCGCCATGTCCCGCTGAAATGGCAATTGCCCATCCATCTTGCGGTGTGGGCCGGTGCGTTGTGGTTTCTGCCCCTGTCGGTCAGCGAAAGCTGGGCTTACGATCCGACAGCATCGACAGCGTGGCAAACGCTGTCCCTGTTCGCTCTGGGAGTGGGCGTGCCGTTTGGCATGTTGTCGGCCAACGCGCCCTTGCTGCAATCGTGGTATGCCAAATCGGACGGCCCGTCTGCGCATGACCCCTATTTTCTTTACGGTGCCAGCAATTTCGGATCGCTTCTGGCGCTTCTGGGGTTTCCCTTGCTGGCCGAACCCCTGTTCGGGGCACAGGCCATCGGCTGGGGCTGGGCGGCGGGTTTTGTCGCGTTCGGCGCGCTATTGATGATCAGCGGTCTGCTGACCCTGCGGGCCAGACCGGCCCCGCAAACAGGCGATACGCGCGTTCATATCGTGGCACCACCCACCAACATCACCGCATCAACCGTGGCGATCTGGCTGCTTCTGGCCTTTGTTCCATCCACGCTGATGTTGTCGATCACCACCAAGATCAGCACCGATCTGGGATCATTCCCGCTGATCTGGGTCGTGCCGCTGTCGCTGTACATCCTGAGTTTCGTCATCGCCTTTTCCAACCGCCCGCTGTTTTCGAATGCCGTATCACGCCCGCTTGCCGCAGGCGCGATTGCCGTGATGGCCGTTTTGATGAGCCATCAGTCCAGCGGCATCCAGACATGGCTAAGTGCGCTGTTGTTCGCACCGGCGCTGTTTATCGTCGCGGTTCATGCCCACAGGGCGCTATATGAACGCCGCCCCGACGCGGCGCACCTTACGCTGTTTTACATCATCATGTCGGTGGGGGGCCCATTGGGCGGCCTGTTCAATTCCATCATCGCCCCGGTGGCATTCAGCGGCATCTACGAAGGAGTGATTTCGGTCATATTGGCGGCGCTGCTTTTGACGCTGGGCACCAAAACCATCCCCGTGCGCCCGCTGGCCCACGGGTTGCTGTCAGCGGCGGCGGTGCTGTTCGCCTTCAGCCTGCTGCGCGGCACCGACAGCGAAGGCCCCGTTGCCATGATCACATCACTGGGGTTGATGGCCGGATTCGCGATTCTACTGGCCAGACTGGCGCGCGCGCCGGTGGCCATTCTGGCGGCTGTGGTGGTGTTTCTGGGGGCTGACATGCTGTCGCTAAGCAAGGATTACACGTTCAAGGACCGCAGCTTTTTCGGCGCGCATACGGTCTATGATACCGACGGATTGCGCGTTTACGGCAACGGAACCACGATCCACGGCTATCAATATGTCGATGAAACCGGCACCCGTCCGACACCGCTGTCCTATTACCATGCAAACAGCCCGATGGCGCAGATCCTGACCACGACAGACGGCATTGAAACCGCCCGGATCGGCATTGTCGGACTGGGCGTCGGATCGCTGGCCTGTTACGCCCGGCCGGGCCAGTCGTGGGAGTATTACGAGATCGACGAAATGGTGGACCGCGTGGCGCGCACGCCCGAGATGTTCAATTTCATGTCCCATTGCGCACCGGACTCCAGCACCCATCTGGGGGATGCGCGCATTGTTCTGGCACAGCAGGATCTGACATTTGATATCATGGTCCTTGATGCCTACAGCTCGGATTCGATTCCGGTGCATCTGGTCACGCGCGAAGCGGTTGAAATGTATCTTGACCGTCTGGCGTCAAACGGGGTTTTGGTGTTCCACATTTCCAACCGCTATTACGATCTGACCCAGCCACTGGCGCGCATCGCAGGCGAAACCCGTCTGTTGGCCGCCAAACGCGTAGATGCCCCCGACCCCGCCGCGCCGCTGCCAAAGGGCGCCAAACCGTCTGTCGTGATGATGCTGACGCCGGATGCCGGCAAAATGTCGGCCCTGCTGCACGATCCGCGCTGGCGCGCCGTGGCATCGGATGGCGGTACGGCCTGGACGGATGATCACGCCCATCTGCTGTCGGCCCTCAAGTAA
- a CDS encoding RluA family pseudouridine synthase, whose protein sequence is MDIRRVTFTIAEDPPPRLDKALARDVPEDAVLSRTRLARLIADGAVHVDGVIADDPKARVAQGASISIVVDAPQDSHIAPEPIPLDVVFEDADLIVINKPAGMVVHPAPGSPSGTLVNALLAHCGDDLSGVGGMKRPGIVHRIDKETSGLLVVAKSDAAHHGLAAQFEKHSVERYYNAVVYGVPDANDPRLRGIRGASFEAGNILRLTTQLARHKTDRQRQAVLFQGGRHAVTRARIVEAFGNPPVASLVECWLETGRTHQIRVHMAHAGHALIGDPTYGGRRKLSAKAISETGRAAVAAFSRQALHAAVLGFDHPVTGEAMRFEAPLPPDMVALIAALRSPADQGA, encoded by the coding sequence ATGGACATCCGCCGTGTTACATTCACCATCGCGGAAGATCCGCCGCCCCGCCTTGATAAGGCGCTTGCCCGCGATGTGCCAGAGGATGCGGTTCTGTCGCGGACGCGGCTGGCGCGGCTGATCGCAGATGGTGCGGTGCATGTGGATGGCGTGATCGCCGACGATCCCAAGGCCAGAGTTGCACAAGGGGCCAGCATCAGCATTGTTGTGGATGCACCCCAGGACAGCCATATCGCGCCGGAACCTATCCCGCTGGATGTGGTGTTTGAAGACGCCGACCTGATTGTCATCAACAAACCGGCGGGCATGGTAGTCCACCCTGCACCGGGCAGCCCTTCGGGTACGTTGGTGAATGCGCTGCTGGCGCATTGCGGCGATGACCTGTCCGGCGTCGGTGGGATGAAACGCCCCGGTATCGTGCACCGGATCGACAAGGAGACCAGCGGTCTGCTGGTGGTGGCCAAATCGGATGCTGCGCATCACGGGTTGGCGGCTCAGTTCGAAAAGCACAGCGTGGAGCGGTATTACAACGCAGTCGTCTACGGCGTTCCCGATGCCAATGATCCGCGTCTGCGCGGGATCAGGGGCGCAAGCTTTGAGGCAGGCAATATTCTGCGCCTGACCACGCAACTGGCCCGGCACAAGACTGACCGGCAGCGTCAGGCGGTGCTGTTTCAGGGGGGGCGGCACGCTGTCACCCGCGCCCGCATTGTCGAGGCGTTCGGAAACCCACCGGTTGCATCGCTGGTTGAATGCTGGCTGGAAACCGGCCGGACCCATCAAATCCGGGTTCATATGGCGCATGCGGGACATGCCCTGATCGGCGATCCGACCTATGGCGGGCGGCGCAAATTGTCGGCCAAGGCGATTTCCGAAACCGGGCGCGCCGCCGTTGCCGCGTTTTCCCGTCAGGCGCTGCATGCGGCCGTTTTGGGTTTTGACCACCCGGTCACCGGCGAAGCGATGCGGTTTGAGGCCCCATTGCCGCCCGATATGGTCGCGTTGATTGCCGCATTGCGTAGTCCGGCAGATCAGGGTGCATAG
- a CDS encoding DksA/TraR family C4-type zinc finger protein: MAGGWARDGAVSEQIEASINDELARLKARKAPVGDSLTHCADCEEPIPEARRAAIPGVKLCIDCMQERDSQRKTRVGINRRGSKDSQLK, encoded by the coding sequence ATGGCCGGAGGATGGGCGCGTGACGGCGCCGTGAGCGAACAGATCGAAGCGTCGATAAATGACGAACTGGCGCGGCTGAAGGCGCGCAAGGCCCCCGTCGGTGACAGCCTGACCCATTGCGCGGACTGCGAAGAACCGATCCCCGAGGCGCGCCGCGCCGCGATCCCCGGCGTAAAACTGTGCATCGACTGTATGCAGGAACGCGACAGCCAACGCAAAACACGCGTCGGCATCAACCGGCGGGGCAGCAAGGACAGCCAGTTGAAGTAA
- the rpoH gene encoding RNA polymerase sigma factor RpoH, with product MANYANLPAPTPEGGLNRYMQEIRKFPLLEPEEEYMLAKRWVEEQDTEAAHKMVTSHLRLAAKIAMGYRGYGLPQAEVISEANVGLMQAVKRFDPEKGFRLATYAMWWIRASIQEYILRSWSLVKLGTTSAQKKLFFNLRKAKSKIGALEDGDLRPENVKRIATDLGVTEDEVISMNRRLSGGDASLNATVGSEGEGTMQWQDWLEDEDADQAGDYAERDELEARRELLAQALDVLNDREKDILTQRRLADKAVTLEDLSGQYDVSRERIRQIEVRAFEKLQKRMRDLAKEKGMLATA from the coding sequence ATGGCAAACTACGCAAATCTGCCGGCACCGACGCCCGAAGGCGGTCTGAACCGGTATATGCAGGAAATCCGGAAATTCCCGCTGCTGGAACCGGAAGAGGAATATATGCTGGCCAAGCGCTGGGTCGAAGAACAGGACACGGAAGCAGCCCACAAGATGGTCACATCGCATCTGCGATTGGCGGCCAAAATCGCGATGGGATATCGCGGATACGGCCTGCCGCAGGCCGAAGTGATTTCAGAGGCGAATGTGGGCCTGATGCAGGCCGTCAAGCGGTTTGATCCGGAAAAGGGCTTTCGCCTTGCGACCTATGCGATGTGGTGGATCCGCGCCAGCATTCAGGAATACATCCTGCGCAGCTGGTCGTTGGTGAAACTGGGTACGACATCGGCGCAGAAAAAGCTGTTTTTCAACCTGCGCAAAGCCAAATCCAAAATCGGCGCGCTGGAAGATGGCGATTTGCGCCCTGAAAACGTCAAGCGGATCGCGACCGATCTGGGCGTGACCGAAGACGAAGTGATCTCGATGAACCGCCGCCTGTCGGGTGGTGATGCGTCTTTGAACGCAACGGTCGGGTCCGAAGGCGAAGGTACGATGCAATGGCAGGACTGGCTGGAAGACGAAGATGCCGACCAGGCCGGAGATTACGCCGAGCGCGACGAACTGGAAGCGCGGCGCGAATTGCTGGCACAGGCGCTGGACGTGCTGAATGACCGGGAAAAGGATATCCTGACCCAGCGGCGTCTGGCCGACAAGGCGGTAACGCTGGAAGATCTGAGTGGCCAATATGACGTAAGCCGCGAACGTATCCGTCAGATCGAGGTGCGCGCGTTTGAAAAACTGCAAAAACGGATGCGTGATCTGGCCAAAGAAAAAGGCATGCTGGCCACAGCGTAA
- a CDS encoding lysozyme inhibitor LprI family protein — MSKRRFVMRSLGMKLFLLTCLPGIALSDPATECGGSSQVEIGACVADTLERVDATVDIYLGFAMSSAAELDNVTDRTVAVPALEAAQAAWSAYRDAQCDYVGATFGGGSGTGIAINSCKIKLGRGRAEELMRYVQ, encoded by the coding sequence ATGAGCAAAAGGAGATTTGTCATGCGAAGTCTTGGCATGAAACTGTTCTTGTTGACCTGCCTGCCCGGCATCGCCCTGTCCGATCCGGCAACAGAATGCGGCGGAAGCAGTCAGGTCGAGATCGGGGCCTGTGTCGCCGATACACTTGAGCGGGTCGATGCGACTGTCGACATCTATCTGGGCTTCGCGATGAGTTCTGCGGCAGAGCTTGACAACGTAACTGATCGAACGGTGGCGGTACCTGCTCTGGAAGCCGCACAGGCGGCCTGGTCAGCCTATCGCGATGCACAATGCGACTATGTCGGGGCAACTTTCGGAGGCGGTTCCGGAACAGGGATCGCGATCAATTCCTGCAAGATCAAGCTTGGGCGGGGCCGCGCAGAAGAGCTTATGCGCTACGTACAATGA
- a CDS encoding DMT family transporter produces the protein MSRRRGQIAAAITGVQTGLAMVLTRALADDISPMTLAFLRYSIAVMVLAPFFLRLRPARIAPADRGPILLLGVVQFGITVALVNYGLHYVSAAQGAVVFGMFPILTIALAAALGREKMTLLRVLGALISVVGVAICLGANTLPTSGFGAGLVFLAAGSAAACSIYYRPYLQKYPTLQVGAIAMFAAALSLFPASLIETPMAQLSVLLPGQWAMVLAIGFLSGAGYLLWLTALKHTGPGEATVLMGISPITAAIVGALALGEPLTAGFALGLSIAILGVSLAVLSRP, from the coding sequence TTGAGCCGCCGGCGCGGCCAGATCGCCGCAGCCATAACGGGGGTTCAGACCGGATTGGCCATGGTGCTGACCCGTGCGCTGGCGGATGACATCAGCCCGATGACACTGGCGTTTTTGCGCTACAGCATTGCGGTAATGGTGCTGGCCCCGTTTTTTCTGCGCCTGCGACCGGCCCGTATTGCGCCGGCTGACAGGGGGCCGATCCTGTTGCTGGGGGTGGTGCAATTCGGGATCACCGTGGCGCTTGTCAATTATGGATTGCACTATGTGTCTGCGGCGCAGGGGGCGGTTGTGTTCGGGATGTTCCCGATTTTGACAATCGCGCTGGCTGCAGCGCTGGGGCGCGAGAAAATGACGCTGCTGCGGGTGTTGGGGGCGCTGATTTCCGTGGTCGGGGTGGCAATCTGTCTGGGGGCCAATACCCTGCCGACCAGCGGGTTCGGGGCGGGGCTGGTGTTTCTGGCGGCAGGCTCTGCGGCTGCCTGTTCGATCTATTACCGCCCCTATCTGCAAAAATACCCGACCTTGCAGGTCGGGGCGATCGCCATGTTTGCCGCCGCGCTCAGCCTGTTTCCCGCCAGTCTGATCGAAACGCCGATGGCGCAACTGTCGGTACTGCTTCCCGGTCAATGGGCGATGGTTCTGGCCATCGGATTTCTAAGCGGGGCGGGATATCTTTTGTGGTTGACCGCGCTGAAACATACCGGCCCGGGCGAGGCGACGGTGCTGATGGGCATTTCGCCGATCACTGCCGCAATTGTCGGGGCGCTGGCCTTGGGCGAACCGCTGACCGCGGGGTTTGCTCTGGGATTGAGCATCGCAATTCTGGGGGTGTCGCTGGCGGTTCTTAGTCGCCCTTAA